The Stigmatella ashevillena genomic sequence AGCGCCAGGGCGAGCGCCAGGGGCCAGGCAGGAATGAGACGGGGCATGGTGTGACTCAGACTCGGGGGTGTGGACTCAGAAAGCCGCCAGGAACCGTCCCAGCGTGGCAGCCGCGTTGCGCTTCTCCTCGACGCGCTTCTGGACGGCGGGCACCTGGCGGGGATCCCGGAAGAAGACGGGCAGTGTGTGGAGCAGCTCCTCCTGGGTGGCCTGCGCCATGGAGCGCCAGTTGGAGTTGTCCATCATGAAGCCCATGGACTCGACGAACGCGAGCGCCTCGGCCTCCTCGCTCAGGTACTCCTCGAAGCTCGCGTTGCGCTTGCCCGAGACGTAGACAGCGCACTCAGCGGCCTCGGCCAGGTACAAGTAGATGAAGGTGGCGAAGCCGGTGGAGCCCCGAAGCCCCAGGATGAACGCCTGGGCAGTTCCCGCAGGCTTGCCGGGGATGAACAGGTGGGGCGAGTTGAGCGACGTATGCAGCGCGATCACCTGTTCGCGGCTCGCGGGAAGCCCGCGATATCTTTCATCGACATTGAACAAGGGACCCGCCGCCTCCTCGGACGCTACCGCGTGGTGAGCGTGAACTCCTCGGACACATCCTGCGTGTCCGCGGCCGTGCGTTGGAACTGGATGATCGGGTTGTCGATCATCACATTGTCCCCACCCACATTGCCTTCACCAATGATGACCTTGAAATAGTGCTGAGGCGAGTAACTCTTCCTCTCTCCCGCGGACGTCTTGTGCGCGGTGAGCAAAATGGTGTTCTTGCCCGGCTGGAGATTTCGCGTCACGTCCTGGATGACCTGATCCTCGCTGCCCCGGAGCTTCCGGATCCACTTGGAGTTGATGTAGACGTCAATGTCGTACTCCGCCATGCCCGGCACGCCCTGGGCGGTCACCAGAAAATAGCGCTGGGTGAGCCGGGGGAGTGCTTCCGCCACGGGAGCCGCTGCCGCGGGGGCCGCTGCAACAGGAGGCGTCCCTGCCGCAGGTGGAGGCACCGGAGAGGTAGGGGCCGGAGCCGTGGCCGACGGCGGTGTCACCACGCGGGCCGCATAGCCGGGGGCATCAATGTAGACATCGCCCTTCTCGTCGATGCGAACGGTGGCTTTCTCGAACTTCTGCTGGGTCACCCCGTCGATCCGGACACCATTGAGGTACACAGATCGAGCAGAGGCCAGCGCGGGCGCCATCAGGGCCGTGAGCGAGAGCCAGACGGCAAGCAAGGTCGAGCGAGACATGGGCGTCACTCCTGGGTAAATCCCCAAAGGTCCCAGGAACTTACAGCCCCATTAGCGCACCCTGAGGGACCGGACAAGGCGTGCGTGCACGAATGTGAACGCGGCTCCCGGCCAGACATTCTCGTTATTTACGGGGTGGCGGGCTCGGTGTTCCCATCCCGCTGTGCGAGGGCCCAGTCGCCTCCCAGGCCCTCTCCTTCGCGGAAGCGCCTGAAGTCCCGTTTGACCAGCCGTGGGTAGCGGCGGAACGCTTCCAACTCCTTGTCCTTGAGGGCCTTGCGAATGCGGGTGGGCCCCGCGTTGTAGGCCATGAGGGCGAGTTCCAAGTCCCCCCCGAAGCGCTCTTGCAGGGTCCGCAGGTACCGGATGCCCAGGCGGACGCACAGGGCGGGATCCGCCGCGACCTCCTCCCGGGTCAGACGCAGACCCTCCTTCTCGGCGAGAAAATGCAGGGTGCTGGGTTTGATCTGCATCAACCCCCGGGCCCCTTTGTCCGAGATGGCCTCTTCCGCGAAATCCGACTCCACATCGATGACGGCCAGGATCAGCAGCGGATCATACGCGGAGCGGTGGGCTTCCTCGGCGATGGCTTGGCCCAGCTGGCGGCGCAAGGTCAGGCCCAATTCGGGGGCACGCTTGGCCAGCACCGCGTCGATCAGCGAGGCATCATGCGAGGCCGGTTCCGCCAGCACGGCCACGGAGAGCACAGGGGCCGGTGAGGGCTGGCTGAGCACTGGAATCACGCGGGCGGAGACCACCAGCGCCATTCCAGCGATCAGCGGCAACTTGGCGCACCCCGCGCTTGACGCATGGAGCCACGCCAGCCACTTCGCCCCCCGCGCTCGCGCGGGCGAGGATGTCACTTCTGCTGCCCCAGGGCTTCGATGCGCTCGGCCAGCCTCGTCAGCCTCGCCTCGAAGTCCTGAAGTTCCTCGCGCCGAGGGACCTTCAGCCGGGTCAATGTTCCCCGGACGGCGTCCTCGACGTTGCGCTCCAGGTCCCGGCGATGCCCCACCAGACGCTCCGTGAAGTCACGGGCCTGGCGCTTCACCTCTTCCTGGCTCCAACCGGCCGTGGAGGCCACGCGCTGGAGGGTCCTGTTCACCTCTTCCTCGGCGGTCGAGACGGCCAGGAGCGCCTGGCTCCAGATCCGCTCGAACGTCTCCGCCACGGGATGCTTCTCTCGGGGGGCCTCTGGCTTGTCCATGCGGTCACTCCGGGAGGAGCCCAGACCCGAACGGCCTGGGATTGAAGAAATCCGGGTTGGAAATAAGCACACCCCGGCTTCGAAGGGAACGGTGGCCTCCCTCCTACCCTTCCCTCCGTTGACACATGAAGCCCACCAACGTCAGGAAGCGGACGGCCGCGAGCCGAGCCGGCCCGTTACCTTCTTCACCGCCGAGGGGAGAAGCTGATCCAGCTTCTTCGACAGCCGCGACAGCTCCCGGTTGAGCTCCTTCACCTGGGCCTGGCTGGCCACGCCCACGGCCTCCACCGCCCGGGCTTGGAACCCATCCAGGCGCTTGCGCAGCTCCGTGCGGACCTGCGTGGCCCGGCGGCCCAGCAGCTTCACCTTGGGGTTCTCCAGCAGGGTCTCCGTGTTGAGCTGGCCCAGCAGCTTCTCGACCTCCTTGGCCGAGTCCTGCCCACGCACCTTGAGCGTGTTCAGAACCTTGCTGGCTTCCTGCTCAAGTCCCTCGAAGCGCTTCTGCGCGCCCTCGAACTGTCCCTTCACGAACGTCTCCAGGTTGCGAGCTTTGACGTGGGTGGCCATGTGCATCTCTCCCTGCTGGAAGTGGGTTGATTGACGAATCGGTCAATCCAATAACGCAGCGCATTAGCCCAGTCAAGCGGGGATCGAGAAAAGCAAGCACAAAAAGAAACCGCCGCCCGGAATTTTGAAGTCCGGACGGCGGCAGTCACTTCAGGGAGCGGTTAGCCCCGCGAGCGCTAGGCAGCACCCGTGGTCTGGGTGCCCTCGGAGCGCGACGAGAGAGACTGCATCGACGACGAGTCTCCATGGGTGGCGGCCAGGGCGGCCTCCATCTCGTTGACCTCGTCGGTCGGGCTCTCCACTTCGATGTCGAGGTGCCGGTAGTTCGGCAGACCCGTTCCGGCGGGGATGAGGCGACCCATGATGACGTTCTCCTTGAGGCCGCGCAGGTAGTCCACCTTGCCGTTGATGGCGGCCTCGGTGAGCACCTTGGTGGTCTCCTGGAAGGAGGACGCCGAGATGAACGACTCGGTGGAGAGCGAGGCTTTGGTGATGCCGAGCAGCAACGGCTCACCCACCGCGGGGCGCTTGCCCTCGGACATGACCTTCTCGTTCTCCTCTTCGAACACCCACTTCTCGACCTGCTCGTCGACGAGGAAGTTGGTGTCGCCCACCTCGGTGACGCGCACCCGGCGCAGCATCTGCCGGACGATCGTCTCGATGTGCTTGTCGTTAATCTTCACACCCTGGAGGCGGTAGACCTCCTGCACTTCGTCCACCAGGTAGCGCGCCAGCTCCTTCTCGCCGAGCACCTTGAGGATGTCGTGCGGGTTGGCGGAGCCATCCATCAGGGCCTCGCCGGCCTTCACCCGGTCACCCGAGTGCACGCTGATGTTCTTGCCCTTGGAGATCAAATACTCCTTGGCCAGATCGGTGCGCGCCTCGTTGTTCACCTCGGGGGTGATGATGAGCTTGCGCTTGCCCTTGGTGTCCTTGCCGAACGACACCACGCCGTCGATCTCCGCGATCGCCGCCGCGTCCTTCGGCTTGCGCGCCTCGAAGAGCTCGGCCACGCGGGGCAGACCGCCCGTGATGTCCTTGGTCTTCGTCGTCTCGCGCGGCACCTTGGCAATCACTTCGCCCGGGTGAATCTCGTCACCATCGTTGACGGTGATGATCGAGCCCTGGGGCAGGAAGTAGCTCGCCGGGTTCCTGGAGCTGGGCAGGTCCTTCACATTGCCATTCGCGTCGCGGATGGTGATGCGAGGACGGGCCTCGGGATCCTTCGACTCGATGACCGTCTTGCGGCTGAGGCCGGTCACCTCATCGAGGGCCTCACTCATCGTGACGCCTTCGATGATGTCCTCGTAGCGCACGACACCGCCCACCTCGGTGAGCAGCGGGATGGCGAACGGATCCCACTCGGCCAGGAGCGTGCCGACCTCGAGCCGCTGGCCCTCCTTCACGAGGATGCGGGCGCCGTAGATGACCTGGTAGCGCTCGCGCTCGCGGCCGCTGTCGTCCACCACGACGAGCTCGCCGTTGCGGTTCATGGCCACCAGGGTGCCGTCCGTCTTCTGCACCGTGATGAGGCCCGCGAACTTCACGGTACCGCTGTAGCGGTTCTCCAGGCTGGACTGCTCCGCGCGCCGCGTCGCCGTACCACCAATGTGGAAGGTACGCATCGTGAGCTGGGTGCCCGGCTCGCCGATGGACTGCGCCGCGATGACGCCCACGGCCTCGCCGATGGACACCTTGCGGCCACGGGCCAGATCACGGCCGTAGCACTCCACGCAGATGCCGCGCTTGGCCTGGCAGGTGAGCACCGAGCGGATCTTCACCTTGTCCAGACCGCTGTTCTCGATGCGGCGGACGCGATCCTCGTCGATCTCCTCGTTGGCGCGCACCAGCACCTCGCCCGTGACGGGATCGAGGATGTCGTCCAGGGCCACGCGGCCGAGGATGCGCTCGCCGAGCGGCTCGATGATCTCGCCGCCCTCGACCAGGGAACCGATGAACAGACCGTCCATGGTGCCGCAGTCGTACTCGTTGATGATGGCGTCCTGCGCCACGTCCACGAGACGGCGGGTGAGATAACCGGAGTTGGCGGTCTTGAGCGCCGTGTCGGCCAGACCCTTGCGGGCACCGTGGGTGGAGATGAAGTACTGGAGCACCGAGAGGCCTTCACGGAAGTTTGCCGTGATGGGCGTCTCGATGATTTCACCCGAGGGCTTGGCCATGAGGCCGCGCATTCCGGCGAGCTGGCGGATCTGCTGGGCAGAGCCGCGGGCACCGGAGTCGGCCATGATGTAGATGGGGTTGAAGGACGGCTGCTTGCGCGTCTCGCGCTTGCCCTCCTTGCCCTCACCCGAGGCCTCCTCCTGCGAGATCTGCTGCATCATCTCGCTGGCGACCTTCTCGGTGATCTCCGCCCAGATATCGATGACCTTGTTGTAGCGCTCACCGTCGGTGATGAGGCCCTCGAGGTACTGGTTCTCGATCTCCGCCACTTCCTTGTTCGCGTAGTCCAGGAACTCCTGCTTCTTGGCAGGAATGACCATGTCCTTGAGCGCGATGGAGATGCCAGCGCGGGTCGCGTTGGTGTAGCCGAGGCTGCGGATGCGGTCGGCCAGGAGCACCGTCTCCTTCTCGCCGGTGAGGCGGTAGCAGAGGTCGATGAGCGAGCCGAGCGACTTCTTGTCGAGCACCTTGTTGATGGCGTCGAAGCCGACCTTGCGCGGAACAATGTCCCACAGCAGGACGCGGCCCACCGTGGTCTCCTTGCGCTTGCCGTAGATGCGGCAGACGACCTTCGCCTGGAGGTGCACCTCGCCGTGATCGTACGCGGCGCGCACTTCCTCGGGCGAGGCGAACACGCGGCCCTCGCCGTGGGCGAACTCACGAGCGCGCGTCATGTAGTAGATGCCGAGCACCATGTCCTGCGTGGGGACGATGATGGGCTTGCCGTGCGCGGGGCTGAGGATGTTGTTGGTGGACATCATCAGCACGCGCGCCTCCATCTGAGCCTCGATGGAGAGCGGCACGTGGACGGCCATCTGGTCACCGTCGAAGTCCGCGTTGAAGGCGGCGCACACCAGCGGGTGCAGCTGGATGGCCTTGCCTTCGATGAGGACGGGCTCGAAGGCCTGCATGCCGAGGCGGTGCAGCGTGGGGGCGCGGTTGAGGAGCACGGGGTGCTCGCGGATCACGTCCTCGAGGATGTCCCACACCTCGGGACGCTCCTTCTCCACCATCTTCTTGGCGCTCTTGATGGTGGTGACGTAGCCCTTCTCTTCGAGCTTGTTGTAGATGAACGGCTTGAACAGCTCGAGCGCCATGATCTTCGGCAGGCCGCACTGGTGGAGCTTGAGCTCCGGGCCCACGACGATGACGGAGCGGCCCGAGTAGTCCACGCGCTTGCCGAGCAGGTTCTGACGGAACCGGCCCTGCTTGCCCTTGAGCATGTCGGACAGCGACTTCAGCGGCCGCTTGTTCGGGCCGGTGATGGTCTTGCCACGGCGGCCGTTGTCGAACAGCGCGTCCACGGCCTCCTGCAGCATCCGCTTCTCGTTGCGGATGATGATGTCCGGGGCGTTCAGCTCCTGGAGCCGCTTGAGGCGGTTGTTGCGGTTGATGACGCGGCGGTACAGGTCGTTGAGGTCGGACGTCGCGAAGCGGCCACCGTCCAGGGGGACGAGCGGGCGCAGGTCGGGCGGAATCACGGGGATGACGTCCAGCATCATCCACTCGGGGCGGTTGCCCGAGACGCGGAAGGCCTCGGCCACCTTCAGGCGCTTGGCGTACTTCTTCCGCTTGGCCTCGCTGTTGGTCTCCCGCATGTCGCGGCGGAGGTCCTCCGACAGCTTCTCGATGTCGATGGACTTCATCATCTCGCGGACGGCCTCGCCGCCCATGCCGGCGGTGAAGGAGTCCTCACCGTGCTCCTGGAAGAGCCGGTGCATCTTCTCCTCGGAGAGCAGCTCGCCCTTGAGCAGCGGCGTCGCCTTGGGATCCAGGACGATGTAGCTCTCGCAGTAGAGCACCTTCTCCAGGTCCTTCAGGGTGATGTCGAGCAGGTTGCCGATGCGGCTCGGCAGCGACTTGAGGAACCAGATGTGGGCCACGGGCGTGGCCAGGGTGATGTGGCCCAGGCGCTCACGGCGCACCTTGGACTGGATGACTTCCACGCCGCACTTCTCACACACCACGCCGCGGTGCTTCATGCGCTTGTACTTGCCGCAATTGCACTCGTAGTCCTTCACCGGCCCGAAGATGCGGGCACAGAAGAGACCGTCCCGCTCCGGCTTGAAGGTGCGGTAGTTGATGGTCTCCGGCTTCTTCACCTCACCGTGAGACCACTGCCGGATCTTGTCCGGCGACGCCAGCGCGATGCGAATGGCGTTGAACGACAGCGGGTCCTTCGGCTTCTCGAAGAAGTTGAAAATGTCCTTCACGTTGCCTCCGAAATCTCTTGGAGCGCCAAGGCGCTCTTGCGTTGCGGGACTGCACCGCCGCCCATGCCCGGACGCCCGCCCTCTCTGGGAGCGGGCATCCGCTGGGCGGCGCCTGCGTGACTCAGCCCTTCGGGCTACGCATCGGTCCCGGTCTTGCGGTCATCGCTGTCGCCACCACCGCCGAAGTCTCCGCCGAACGAACGCTGACGCTCAGGCGGCGCGCTCTCCAGCAGTTCGACGTCCAAGGCGAGCGACTGGAGCTCCTTGAGGAGCACGTTGAAGGACTCGGGGAGACCCGACTCCAACACGTTGTCGCCCTTGACGATGGCCTCGTACATGCGCGTGCGGCCCACCACGTCGTCCGACTTGACGGTGAGGAACTCCTGCAGCGTGTACGCGGCGCCGTAGGCCTCCATGGCCCACACTTCCATCTCTCCCAAACGCTGGCCGCCGAACTGGGCCTTGCCGCCCAGGGGCTGCTGCGTGACGAGGGAGTAAGGCCCGATGGAGCGCGCGTGGATCTTCTCGTCCACCAAGTGGTGCAGCTTCAGCATGTACATGACGCCCACGGTGACGTTCTGGTCGAACGGCTCACCGGTGCGGCCATCGAAGAGCACCATCTGACCCGAGCGAGGCAGACGCGCCTCGTCGAAGAGCGAGTGGATCTCCGGCTCGCGCGCGCCGTCGAACACCGGCGTGGCGACGTGGATGCCCTTCTTCAGACGCTGGCAGAGGATCTTCACCTCGTCGTCGGGCAGCGTGTCCACGAAGTCGCCGAAGGCCTTGTCGTCATAGACGACCTTCAGCTGCTTCTTGAGCTGCTCGCCGGAGTAGTTCTCGTCGATGTAGCGCTGGAGCTGCTCGCCGACGCCCTTGGCCGCCCAGCCCAGGTGCGTCTCGAGGATCTGCCCGATGTTCATGCGGCTGGGCACGCCCAGCGGGTTGAGGACGATGTCCACCGGACGGCCGTCGTCCAGGTACGGCATGTCCTCTTCCGGGTGGATGCGGGACACGACGCCCTTGTTTCCGTGGCGGCCGGCCATCTTGTCGCCCACGGCCAGCTTGCGCTTGATGGCGACATACACCTTCACCATCTTGATGACGCCAGGAGGCAGCTCGTCGCCCTTCTTGATGCGGGCGATCTTCTCGCCGAACGCCAGCTTCACCGCTTCCTTGGTGTCCTCGAGGCTCTTGAGGATGTCGCGGATGCGGCCATCCAGCGGGTCGCCGACGGAGATTTCTGCCCAGTACTTGTAGGGGACGGTGGCGAGCAGTTCGTCGTTGAGGATGTCCCCCTTCTTCAGGAGGATCTTGCCCTTGTCGTCCACCAGCTTGCCCTGAGCCTCCTTGCCACGGAGCAGGTTGCGCAGACGGCTGAAGGCGCTGTCCTGGAGGACCTTGATCTCGTCGTTCTGGTCCTTGAGGAGCTTGGCTTCCTCGGCCGACT encodes the following:
- a CDS encoding social motility and stimulation tgl protein, which gives rise to MFNVDERYRGLPASREQVIALHTSLNSPHLFIPGKPAGTAQAFILGLRGSTGFATFIYLYLAEAAECAVYVSGKRNASFEEYLSEEAEALAFVESMGFMMDNSNWRSMAQATQEELLHTLPVFFRDPRQVPAVQKRVEEKRNAAATLGRFLAAF
- a CDS encoding lytic transglycosylase domain-containing protein, whose product is MTSSPARARGAKWLAWLHASSAGCAKLPLIAGMALVVSARVIPVLSQPSPAPVLSVAVLAEPASHDASLIDAVLAKRAPELGLTLRRQLGQAIAEEAHRSAYDPLLILAVIDVESDFAEEAISDKGARGLMQIKPSTLHFLAEKEGLRLTREEVAADPALCVRLGIRYLRTLQERFGGDLELALMAYNAGPTRIRKALKDKELEAFRRYPRLVKRDFRRFREGEGLGGDWALAQRDGNTEPATP
- a CDS encoding phasin family protein; protein product: MDKPEAPREKHPVAETFERIWSQALLAVSTAEEEVNRTLQRVASTAGWSQEEVKRQARDFTERLVGHRRDLERNVEDAVRGTLTRLKVPRREELQDFEARLTRLAERIEALGQQK
- the rpoC gene encoding DNA-directed RNA polymerase subunit beta', translating into MKDIFNFFEKPKDPLSFNAIRIALASPDKIRQWSHGEVKKPETINYRTFKPERDGLFCARIFGPVKDYECNCGKYKRMKHRGVVCEKCGVEVIQSKVRRERLGHITLATPVAHIWFLKSLPSRIGNLLDITLKDLEKVLYCESYIVLDPKATPLLKGELLSEEKMHRLFQEHGEDSFTAGMGGEAVREMMKSIDIEKLSEDLRRDMRETNSEAKRKKYAKRLKVAEAFRVSGNRPEWMMLDVIPVIPPDLRPLVPLDGGRFATSDLNDLYRRVINRNNRLKRLQELNAPDIIIRNEKRMLQEAVDALFDNGRRGKTITGPNKRPLKSLSDMLKGKQGRFRQNLLGKRVDYSGRSVIVVGPELKLHQCGLPKIMALELFKPFIYNKLEEKGYVTTIKSAKKMVEKERPEVWDILEDVIREHPVLLNRAPTLHRLGMQAFEPVLIEGKAIQLHPLVCAAFNADFDGDQMAVHVPLSIEAQMEARVLMMSTNNILSPAHGKPIIVPTQDMVLGIYYMTRAREFAHGEGRVFASPEEVRAAYDHGEVHLQAKVVCRIYGKRKETTVGRVLLWDIVPRKVGFDAINKVLDKKSLGSLIDLCYRLTGEKETVLLADRIRSLGYTNATRAGISIALKDMVIPAKKQEFLDYANKEVAEIENQYLEGLITDGERYNKVIDIWAEITEKVASEMMQQISQEEASGEGKEGKRETRKQPSFNPIYIMADSGARGSAQQIRQLAGMRGLMAKPSGEIIETPITANFREGLSVLQYFISTHGARKGLADTALKTANSGYLTRRLVDVAQDAIINEYDCGTMDGLFIGSLVEGGEIIEPLGERILGRVALDDILDPVTGEVLVRANEEIDEDRVRRIENSGLDKVKIRSVLTCQAKRGICVECYGRDLARGRKVSIGEAVGVIAAQSIGEPGTQLTMRTFHIGGTATRRAEQSSLENRYSGTVKFAGLITVQKTDGTLVAMNRNGELVVVDDSGRERERYQVIYGARILVKEGQRLEVGTLLAEWDPFAIPLLTEVGGVVRYEDIIEGVTMSEALDEVTGLSRKTVIESKDPEARPRITIRDANGNVKDLPSSRNPASYFLPQGSIITVNDGDEIHPGEVIAKVPRETTKTKDITGGLPRVAELFEARKPKDAAAIAEIDGVVSFGKDTKGKRKLIITPEVNNEARTDLAKEYLISKGKNISVHSGDRVKAGEALMDGSANPHDILKVLGEKELARYLVDEVQEVYRLQGVKINDKHIETIVRQMLRRVRVTEVGDTNFLVDEQVEKWVFEEENEKVMSEGKRPAVGEPLLLGITKASLSTESFISASSFQETTKVLTEAAINGKVDYLRGLKENVIMGRLIPAGTGLPNYRHLDIEVESPTDEVNEMEAALAATHGDSSSMQSLSSRSEGTQTTGAA